The Lysobacter sp. HDW10 genome window below encodes:
- a CDS encoding lytic transglycosylase domain-containing protein, translated as MGIRIRLAAVLVLALCTLRAEAADLYRCTAGGTITYTSSKIRGQSCKAVTNIRTPKGHKVRPAVTSSPAELTTSTPALTPAPAPVSSNRNATSPRRVSGQVYSYMKNGTRYVTSVPPAGMRAGSVRTINYSFMESCFACDVKSTVNFRTLRLNTNAYAAEIAEASRLYGVEESIIRAIIHAESAYNPRALSRVGAQGLMQLMPATARRFGVSNAFDPGSNIKGGVQYLAWLLKRFKGDLSLMAAGYNAGEGAVGKYGGVPPYAETRVYVQRVKMLAERYRSMPRQD; from the coding sequence ATGGGAATCAGGATCCGTCTTGCAGCCGTGCTAGTGCTGGCGCTTTGCACTTTGCGTGCCGAAGCTGCGGATTTATATCGCTGCACCGCCGGGGGCACGATTACCTACACTTCGAGCAAAATTCGAGGTCAATCCTGCAAGGCGGTCACCAATATCCGGACGCCGAAGGGCCATAAAGTGCGTCCGGCGGTCACCAGTTCGCCTGCGGAGCTGACCACCAGCACGCCCGCGCTGACGCCTGCACCCGCGCCCGTATCGTCAAACCGCAACGCTACGAGCCCACGTCGCGTCAGCGGCCAGGTGTACTCCTATATGAAGAACGGCACGCGCTACGTCACGAGCGTGCCGCCGGCGGGCATGCGGGCAGGCTCGGTCCGCACGATCAACTACAGCTTCATGGAATCCTGCTTCGCCTGTGACGTGAAGTCGACGGTGAACTTCCGCACCTTGCGACTCAATACCAATGCCTATGCGGCCGAGATCGCCGAAGCTTCGCGTCTCTATGGCGTCGAAGAATCGATCATTCGCGCCATCATTCATGCCGAATCCGCCTATAACCCGCGGGCGCTGTCACGCGTCGGCGCACAAGGCTTGATGCAGTTGATGCCGGCCACGGCACGCCGCTTCGGTGTGTCGAATGCCTTTGATCCGGGTTCGAACATCAAGGGTGGCGTGCAATACCTCGCTTGGCTGTTGAAGCGCTTCAAAGGTGACTTGTCCTTGATGGCGGCAGGCTATAACGCAGGTGAAGGCGCTGTCGGTAAGTACGGCGGCGTGCCCCCGTATGCCGAAACACGCGTCTACGTACAACGCGTCAAAATGCTTGCGGAGCGTTACCGCAGCATGCCGCGACAGGACTAA
- a CDS encoding cytochrome bc complex cytochrome b subunit — MSNIVMRTANNVMDWVNERAPALMPMYRKHMTEYYAPKNFNIWYIFGILSTVVLVNQILTGIFLTMHFKPSAKEAFDSVEYIMRDVEWGWLIRYMHSTGASLFFICIYLHMFRGLMYGSYRKPRELVWLLGMVIYLVLMAEAFMGYVLPWGQMSYWGAKVIISLFGAIPVIGTGLTEWIMGDFNPGDATLNRFFALHVIALPLVLLLLVVLHLGALHEVGSNNPDGVEIKKGPKGNRWSPTAPADGVPFHPYYTVKDTFYVGCFLMVAAFIIFFIPNFGGLFLEHDNFTAADPLVTPAHIKPVWYFTPYYAMLRVVPSFFGIKLWGVLVMGGAIVVLFLLPWLDRSKVKSYRYRGPLSWIMLGLFVVSFVWLGIIGGGPGTDPSEAIIGRILTVYYFLFFLTMPIWTSIDKTKPVPQRVTMHD; from the coding sequence ATGTCGAATATCGTGATGCGTACCGCGAACAATGTGATGGATTGGGTCAATGAGCGCGCACCTGCGCTGATGCCCATGTATCGCAAGCACATGACGGAGTACTACGCTCCGAAGAACTTCAACATCTGGTACATCTTCGGCATTTTGTCGACGGTGGTGCTGGTCAATCAGATCCTCACCGGTATCTTCTTGACCATGCACTTCAAGCCGAGCGCGAAAGAAGCGTTCGATTCGGTTGAATACATCATGCGTGATGTCGAATGGGGCTGGCTGATTCGCTATATGCATAGCACCGGCGCATCCCTGTTCTTTATCTGTATCTATTTGCACATGTTCCGCGGACTCATGTACGGCAGCTATCGCAAGCCGCGTGAGTTGGTGTGGCTGCTCGGTATGGTGATTTACCTCGTGCTGATGGCAGAAGCCTTCATGGGCTATGTCTTGCCGTGGGGTCAAATGTCGTACTGGGGTGCGAAGGTGATCATTTCGCTGTTCGGCGCGATTCCGGTGATTGGTACCGGATTGACCGAATGGATCATGGGTGACTTCAACCCGGGTGATGCCACGCTTAACCGCTTCTTCGCCTTGCACGTCATCGCACTGCCGTTGGTGTTGTTGCTGCTCGTGGTCTTGCACTTGGGTGCATTGCACGAAGTCGGTTCGAACAACCCGGACGGCGTTGAAATCAAGAAGGGCCCGAAGGGCAACCGCTGGTCGCCGACGGCACCGGCAGACGGCGTCCCGTTCCACCCGTATTACACGGTGAAGGACACCTTCTATGTCGGCTGCTTCCTGATGGTCGCCGCCTTCATCATCTTCTTCATTCCGAACTTTGGTGGTCTGTTCCTCGAACACGACAACTTCACCGCGGCCGATCCGTTGGTCACGCCTGCACACATCAAGCCGGTGTGGTACTTCACGCCGTACTACGCGATGTTGCGTGTGGTGCCGTCGTTCTTTGGTATCAAGCTGTGGGGCGTGTTGGTCATGGGTGGCGCGATTGTCGTGCTCTTCCTGTTGCCTTGGCTCGACCGTTCCAAGGTCAAGAGCTACCGCTACCGTGGTCCGCTGTCCTGGATCATGCTGGGCCTGTTCGTTGTGAGCTTCGTTTGGCTTGGCATCATCGGTGGTGGCCCGGGTACTGATCCGAGTGAGGCCAT
- the petA gene encoding ubiquinol-cytochrome c reductase iron-sulfur subunit → MAHDEVHGPNDPGRRRFLTATTAVVGAVGAGFAAVPFIKSWNPSARAKVAGGPVNVSIGELAEGQQLSGIAWRGSPIFVMKRSPAMLATLKQMDPLVADPKSDNTDQQPKYAQNEHRSLKPEILVLIGVCTHLGCAPELHAEVKPMPFDPDWKGGYFCPCHKSRYDIAGRVLKAQPAPANLPVPPYHFADDSTLVIGVDPQGV, encoded by the coding sequence ATGGCCCACGATGAAGTTCACGGTCCGAATGATCCGGGCCGGCGCAGGTTCCTGACAGCTACCACAGCCGTGGTAGGTGCGGTCGGCGCAGGTTTCGCTGCAGTTCCTTTTATTAAGTCCTGGAACCCGAGCGCACGCGCGAAAGTCGCGGGTGGCCCGGTCAATGTGTCCATCGGTGAACTCGCCGAAGGCCAGCAATTGAGCGGCATCGCATGGCGCGGTTCGCCGATCTTCGTGATGAAGCGTTCGCCGGCCATGCTCGCGACCTTGAAGCAAATGGATCCCTTGGTTGCGGATCCCAAGTCCGACAACACGGACCAGCAGCCCAAGTACGCGCAAAACGAACACCGTTCGTTGAAACCGGAAATCTTGGTCTTGATCGGCGTGTGCACCCACTTGGGTTGCGCGCCTGAATTGCATGCGGAAGTGAAGCCCATGCCGTTCGATCCCGATTGGAAGGGTGGCTATTTCTGCCCGTGCCACAAATCACGCTACGACATTGCCGGTCGCGTGCTGAAGGCGCAGCCGGCGCCGGCTAACTTGCCGGTGCCTCCGTATCATTTCGCCGATGACAGCACGCTTGTCATTGGTGTCGACCCGCAAGGAGTCTGA